The genome window CGTTTATCAATTTCACTCCTACGTATCCTTGTTGATTAATAACAGTCTTCCCAAATTCGTTTATGACTGTAATATTGGTCGTAGAAGTGTTTGAAGTAAATGCGATTAGCGTATTATTGAAATCGTTAATAGTAATGTTTGCTACATTTATACCCAAATTAGGCTGTATTTCAACGTTTTTTAGATTGCTTTTGTAAACAAGACTAATATATTTATAATTGGGAAAGTAGTTTGGGATTTCTAAGAAAAGGGTCAATGCTATTAAAAAGATTATTAACATTATGACACTAAAAATGAAATATGATTTTTTCCCATTATCATTAAAGTTTTTAAACCTCCCCATTATTTTTCACCTATGTTCGGTGTCCAAGAAATCTGTTGAGGTTCTAGATACAACATTAAGAGATGGTTCACAAGGGGCAAATATATCTTTTACTCTAAATGATAAAATTAAGATAGCATTACTCTTAGATGAGCTTGGAGTAGACTATATTGAAGGAGGATGGCCTGGATCTAATCCTAAAGATGAGGAGTTCTTTAAAGAGATAAAGAAATACAAACTATCTAAATCTAGAATAGCAGCTTTTGGAAGTACTAAGAGAAAAGATGTTAGTGTGAAGGAAGATATTAGCCTTAATAGTATAATAAAAGCAGATGTTGATGTTGCCGTAATATTCGGTAAGTCATGGTCACTACATGCTACTGAAGTCCTAAAGGTATCTAAGCAAGAAAATTTAGATATAGTATATGATAGTATTAATTATTTGAAATCACATGGTCTTAAGGTGATATTTGATGCGGAGCATTTCTATCAGGGCTTTAAAGAAGATCCAGAATATGCCCTCGAAGTAGTGAGAACTGCGGAGTCTGCTGGGGCCGATGTAATTACTTTAGCAGATACAAACGGTGGGACTCCACCATTTGAGGTTTATGATACAACAAAGAAAGTTAGAGAAGTACTACACGTTAAGTTAGGTATTCATGCTCACAATGATATAGGATGTGCAGTTGCTAATTCTTTGATGGCTATAAAGGCAGGAGTTAGGCATGTCCAAGGAACAATAAATGGAATTGGTGAGAGAACTGGTAATGCTGACCTAATACAGATAATACCAACATTAATGTTAAAAATGGGATTTAATGCATTAAAGGGTAGGGATAGTTTAAGGAAATTAAGGGAGGTTTCAAGAATAGTATATGAAATACTAGGATTACCTCCTAATCCCTATCAACCTTATGTTGGCGATAATGCTTTTGCACACAAGGCCGGCGTTCATGTTGATGCAGTAATGAAGGTACCCAGAGCATATGAACATATCGATCCTTCATTAGTAGGTAATGATAGAAAGTTTGTGATTTCAGAATTGTCAGGGACTGCTAATCTAGTCTCATATTTACAAGGAATAGGAGTAGTAGTAGACAAGAAAGATGAGAGGCTTAAGAAGGCTTTAAACAAGATTAAGGAACTTGAGGCTAAAGGATATAGTTTCGATGTTGGTCCTGCTTCTGCAATATTGATAGCACTAAA of Sulfolobus sp. E5-1-F contains these proteins:
- the cimA gene encoding citramalate synthase translates to MKYDFFPLSLKFLNLPIIFHLCSVSKKSVEVLDTTLRDGSQGANISFTLNDKIKIALLLDELGVDYIEGGWPGSNPKDEEFFKEIKKYKLSKSRIAAFGSTKRKDVSVKEDISLNSIIKADVDVAVIFGKSWSLHATEVLKVSKQENLDIVYDSINYLKSHGLKVIFDAEHFYQGFKEDPEYALEVVRTAESAGADVITLADTNGGTPPFEVYDTTKKVREVLHVKLGIHAHNDIGCAVANSLMAIKAGVRHVQGTINGIGERTGNADLIQIIPTLMLKMGFNALKGRDSLRKLREVSRIVYEILGLPPNPYQPYVGDNAFAHKAGVHVDAVMKVPRAYEHIDPSLVGNDRKFVISELSGTANLVSYLQGIGVVVDKKDERLKKALNKIKELEAKGYSFDVGPASAILIALKELDMYENYINLEYWKVINESNGLSIGIVKVNSQLEVAEGVGPVNAIDRALRIALQRIYPEIGEVKLIDYRVILPSEVKNTESVVRVTIEFTDNKMSWRTEGVSKSVVEASVMALVDGLDYYLQLKKTLKTSVDNYIA